A genomic segment from Phragmites australis chromosome 6, lpPhrAust1.1, whole genome shotgun sequence encodes:
- the LOC133922107 gene encoding exocyst complex component EXO70B1-like, with translation MSSAAPPPSQPESPSTGGDKVLATAQHIVKSLATSKNAADDMIRILSGFDNRLSSITNDLFPSPGPFSASVSASSSEISSTAAFEAADQLIQLWDATPEALVFEAPEDDVAQYLAAVDVAVEHLARGGAGGARAGVAVQLAMARLEEELRHLMVRHAVPLDPTGLFFSLRRLSLESMDDLDASPEFDAATPKSQEAAAAPETARSAALGMGNPFEDQMFDPVRPEAVDELRSIADRMARAGYARELEDAYCGVRRDLLDEYLSVLGVERLSIDEVQRIEWKQLNDKMKKWVYGVKTVVRVLLAGERRLCDQVLAASDKLREECFLESTKGCIMQILNFGDAVAVCPRSPEKVPRILDMYDALTEVIPEMKDLCLGSSGDGVISDVQTILDRLGDAVRGNLFEFGKMLQQETSRRAMTAGEIHPMTRYVMNYLRLLVVYSETLDVLLDDDSDDHNALGSSDDQDQEHLESMTPLGRRLLKLISYLEANLEEKSKLYEDAALECIFSMNNLLYIVQKVRDSELGKILGDHWIKRRNGKIRQYSKSYLRLSWTKVLSYLKDGSHGSGSGSGSGSGSGSGSGHSSSRMSIKDKFKNFNMAFEEIYRNQTLWKVPDPQLREELKISISENVIPAYRAFLGRYGNQVDGGRNSGKYIKYTPEDLESQLSDLFEGSQGSANHSRRRT, from the coding sequence ATGTCGTCGGCGGCGCCCCCACCGTCCCAGCCGGAGTCCCCCTCCACCGGCGGGGACAAGGTCCTGGCCACGGCGCAGCACATCGTCAAGTCCCTCGCCACCTCCAAGAACGCCGCCGACGACATGATCCGCATCCTCTCCGGCTTCGACAACCGCCTCTCCTCCATCACCAACGACCTCTTCCCCTCCCCGGGCCCCTTCTCCGCTTCCGTCTCCGCGTCCTCCTCCGAGATCTCCTCTACCGCCGCCTTCGAAGCCGCCGACCAGCTCATCCAGCTTTGGGACGCCACCCCGGAGGCGCTCGTCTTCgaggcccccgaggacgacgtCGCCCAGTACCTCGCCGCGGTGGACGTCGCCGTCGAACACCTCGCGCGCGGCGGGGCCGGGGGCGCGCGGGCCGGGGTCGCCGTCCAGCTCGCCATGGCGCGCCTCGAGGAGGAACTCCGACACCTCATGGTTCGCCACGCCGTGCCGCTCGACCCCACGGGACTCTTCTTCTCGCTCCGCCGCCTCTCGCTCGAATCCATGGACGACCTCGACGCCTCCCCTGAGTTCGACGCCGCCACGCCGAAGAGCCAagaggccgccgccgcgccggagaCCGCGCGCTCCGCCGCCCTGGGGATGGGGAACCCGTTCGAAGACCAGATGTTCGATCCCGTGCGGCCCGAGGCCGTTGACGAGCTGCGCTCCATCGCCGACCGGATGGCGCGCGCAGGGTACGCGCGCGAGCTCGAGGACGCCTACTGCGGTGTCCGACGCGACCTGCTCGACGAGTACCTCTCCGTGCTCGGCGTCGAGCGCCTCAGCATCGACGAGGTACAGCGCATCGAGTGGAAGCAACTCAACGACAAGATGAAGAAGTGGGTGTACGGGGTCAAGACGGTCGTGCGCGTGCTGCTCGCTGGTGAGCGCCGCCTCTGTGACCAGGTGCTCGCCGCGTCCGATAAGCTTAGGGAGGAATGCTTCCTTGAATCCACCAAAGGATGCATTATGCAGATCCTTAACTTTGGGGATGCTGTGGCTGTGTGTCCCCGCTCGCCGGAGAAGGTGCCCCGGATCCTTGACATGTATGATGCACTCACGGAGGTGATCCCTGAAATGAAGGACTTGTGCTTGGGCAGTTCTGGGGATGGTGTGATCAGTGATGTGCAGACCATTCTTGATAGGCTTGGGGATGCTGTCAGGGGTAACTTGTTTGAGTTTGGGAAGATGTTGCAGCAGGAGACATCACGGAGGGCAATGACAGCTGGTGAGATCCACCCGATGACACGCTATGTCATGAACTATTTGAGGTTGTTGGTTGTTTACAGTGAGACACTTGATGTCCTATTGGATGATGACAGCGATGATCACAATGCTCTTGGAAGTTCTGATGATCAGGATCAGGAACACCTGGAGAGCATGACCCCTCTTGGAAGGCGCCTTCTGAAGCTGATATCTTATTTGGAGGCCAATTTGGAGGAAAAGTCTAAGCTCTATGAAGATGCTGCACTGGAGTGCATATTTTCCATGAACAATTTGCTCTATATTGTTCAGAAGGTAAGGGATTCCGAGCTTGGAAAGATTTTAGGTGATCACTGGATAAAAAGGCGTAATGGTAAGATTCGGCAGTATTCAAAGAGCTACCTAAGGCTTTCTTGGACCAAAGTTTTATCTTATTTGAAGGATGGTAGCCATGGGAGTGGGAGTGGGAGTGGGAGCGGGAGCGGCAGCGGCAGTGGCAGTGGGCATTCGAGTTCTAGGATGTCCATCAAGGATAAGTTCAAGAACTTCAACATGGCCTTTGAGGAAATCTACAGAAACCAGACACTCTGGAAAGTTCCAGATCCTCAGCTCCGAGAAGAGCTGAAAATATCTATATCTGAAAATGTAATTCCAGCATATCGTGCTTTTTTGGGCAGATACGGTAATCAAGTGGATGGGGGAAGAAATTCAGGAAAATATATAAAGTATACCCCTGAGGATTTGGAGAGCCAGCTCTCTGATTTATTTGAGGGGTCGCAAGGGTCTGCCAACCACTCTAGGAGAAGAACATAA